From the genome of Sphingobacterium sp. UGAL515B_05:
AAATCAAGCAGGTAGCACAGCAGCTCGAGCAACCTATTCAGACAGTCTTTAAAATCTCCAGTGATATCGACAGTGAGATTGTTCAAACTTCCAACGAACGCAATCAGGACTTATTACTGTTGGGCGTTAGTGAATCAATTTATGAAGGAAGCTTACTGGGACGTTTTTTAGATTTTACTACCCGGATTGTGAATCCCGAAAAGTTATTCCATACGGTTACAAATGCCGAATCTCCTTTTATGACATTTGATAGAAATCAACAGATCAATGCCAAAGTGAACGCGATGGTAGGGATTTTGATTGATAAAGACTTTGTGAAGGCGAAGCGAGTGATTGTTCCCGTCGTCTTAAAAAATGATGAATTTCTGTGTGAAATGATAAAACGTCTGATTCAGCATTCAGATGCTCAGATCATAGTTTGGGATCTCAATCAAGTGCTGAAAACCAATGAAAGCTTCAAGGAGAAATTGAGGCAATTGGAACAGCTTGTTCCAAACCACCTTACAATAACGGAAAAAGAGTTAAACAGTGATACCTGGCAGGACCAGGACTTAATGTTGATCAGCCTGCCTAGCTGGAACAAAATTGTCAATAAAAAAGTACATTGGCTTCCTTTCACGCCATCTACACTGTTGATGGCGGATCGCAAACCATAAATAAAACGTAAAAAGCCCCTAAATCAATAATCTAGGGGCTTTTACTTAAGGTGTTATCAAGATCTATTTATTGATCTTTTCTATCTTGATTTTTAGTCCGATCAATTTTTCGATATCAGCCAAATACGGTCTTTCTTCTACATCGCAAAAAGAAATAGCTTTTCCTTCCTGACCAGCTCTTCCTGTTCTACCAATGCGATGGACATAGGTTTCCGGTACATTTGGGAGATCATAGTTGATGACAAGCGGTAGTTGTTCGATATCAATTCCTCTAGCCGCAATATCGGTAGCGATCAAAATTTTCAGATGACTGTCCTTAAATTCACCTAAAGCTTTTTGTCTTGCATTTTGCGATTTATTTCCGTGAATGGCTGCTGCTCTCAAGCCATTTTTTGCAAGCAGCTTAACGATCTTATCGGCACCATGTTTTGTTCTGGAGAAGACAATGGTGCGCTCATGCTTCAGCTTTTTTAAGAGGCTCGTCAATAATTTGATCTTTTCCTTCTTTTCAACAAAAAATACAGATTGATTTACTTTCTCGGCTGTTGAGCTTACCGGGGTGACGTCAACCTCAAAAGGCTTGTGTAATATGCCATGTGCAAATTTACGGATATTGGGTGGCATCGTTGCCGAGAAGAATAAGGTCTGTCTTTTTGAAGGAATTTTGGTCAGGATCTTTTTGATATCATGAATAAAGCCCATGTCCAACATATTGTCCGCCTCGTCCAATATCAAGATCTCGATTTTATCTAGAGAAACTATTTTTTGATTCATTAAATCCAGTAACCGGCCTGGGGTAGCAACAAGAATATCAACACCTTTTTTAATTTCTTTAACTTGCTTTTCTTGGCTTACGCCACCGAAAATAGTACAATAGTTTAGTTTTAGATATTTTCGGTATAAGTTGATATTGTCTCCAATTTGAATGGCCAGTTCACGCGTTGGTGTAAGGATCAAAGCCCTAATCGGCACGAGTTTACCAGGTGTCTTAGTTTCTTCAAGCCGTTGTAAAAGCGGAAGTGCAAAGGCGGCCGTTTTTCCGGTTCCCGTTTGTGCACAACCGATAAGATCGTTGCCTTGCAATACAATTGGAATGGCTTTTTGTTGAATTGCTGTAGGGTGTGTGTATCCTGTTTCTGTTATTGCTTTTAAAAGCGGAGCTATTAAACCGAGTTGTTTAAATTCCATAAATGGTATGTTCGAATTTGTCTTAAATAAAACCTCTGAGAATCCTTTTTATGCTTTTTATTTGAAAACTAAAAGTCTTCAACGGAAAAGTAAAAGATTGCTGAAAAATTGTAAAGGAAGAATAGGAAAAAGAAATGGGATAAGTCATTAAGAATTACCCCATTAACAAGAAAGTGTATTTTTTGGATTACGCCAATTTTACATTTGTAGCGCTGATCCCCTTTGGAGTTCTTTCTACATCATAAGTAACAACGTCGCCTTCAGATACTTGATTTTTAAGCGCAGAAACGTGTACGAAAACATCTGCACTACCATCCTCTGGTGTAATAAAACCAAAACCTTTAGTTTCATTGAAAAATTTAATTTTACCTGTATTCATTATTTTTAATTAAGTGCGACAAGGTAGGCATAATAAATGATTAATCTTTTATTTTTTTTTAATGAATTGTAAAATGTGGTGTGTAACTGAGCGTTTTTTTGAACGGGATATTGATTGAAACAGCGTTAGAAGGAGGAATTTATCGAACAAAAATGTATAATAAAACACGATCTCGCCAAGCAATGTAACATGGTCAACTCATGATGTTGTTATTAATGGTATTATTAATTATTTAGATAAATATTTTTTCTAAATGTTTGTTCTTAGTGAAATTAGTATTAACTTCAACCGCCCCTCCCAAGGGCATGTTTTTCATAGGTAGATGTATGGTCGAGTGATTCTAACTCGACCATTTTTTTCGTTTTTTTCATAGGGTTACGCTAGGTTTGTCTATATATATTTTACAATGCTTTTTGCGAGCACCTAAATTCATTTTTGTATTTTCATCGAAGCAATTTGTTTTTAATAATTAAGAAAGCAGTTCTTATTTAGGGTATTCATCCAAGCGTATGTATTCTATTCGTATTGAGAATTTAGATGATATCCAGTAAAAACAAAACTTAAACCAATATCCAATGAATAGAAAAGATTTTATCAAAACGTCTACTGTTTTAGCGGCATCATCATTTTTTTTTAATGCTAAAGGTTCAAACTTTTTAAATCAATCCATCCGGGTTGGATTAATTGGTGTAAATGGTATGGGCTGGTCTGATTTGAATGCATTGTTAAAGAATGATGGTTTGGTGTGTACTGCTCTTTGTGATGTGGATGAAAATATTCTTAAAAAAAGAGCTGAAGAACTTCAAAAAAGAAATATACAGGTCGAAACGTTTGTAGATTATAAGAAGATGCTCAATAGCTCGATTGTGGACGCGGTCATCATTGCCACACCCGATCATTGGCATTGCCTGCAAATGGTCGATGCCGTAAATGCTGGAAAGCATGTATATGTCGAAAAGCCCATCGGTAACTCCATTGTTGAATGTCAATTAATGGTTCAGGCAGCAAAAAAGAATAAGGCTATTGTTCAAGTCGGGCAATGGCAAAGAAGTCAGCAACATTTTAAGGACGCCATTGATTTTGTTCATTCCGGTAAATTGGGCAAAATAAGATTGGTAAAAGCTTGGTCTTATCAAGGGTGGAAAAGTGCTATTCCCATCGTGCCCGATGAACCGGTTCCCGCAGGTGTACATTATACGGAATGGCTAGGTCCGGCACAAAAAAGACCATTTAATTCGAATCGATTCCATTTTAATTTTCGATGGTTTTGGGACTATGCTGGAGGTTTGATGACAGATTGGGGCGTTCATATGTTGGATTATGCGTTACTTGGGATGAAGGTTTCCGATCCAAAATCTATTATGGCCTCTGGAGGTAAGTTTGCGTTCCCGGACGATGCTGGACAAACACCTGATACGATGACTGCTGTGTACGAGTTTGATGGCTTCAATATCCAATGGGAACATGCCAAAGGAATTGATCTCGGACCTTATAGCCGTAATCATGGCGTCGCATTTATTGGTAACAATGGTACGCTGGTCTTGAACAGGTCGGGCTGGGAGGTTATTCCAGAAAAAGGGAGGATGGAAGCGGTCACTATCCAACCTTCTTTAGATAATGGACTGGACAAACATATGGAAAATTTTGTAGCAGCAATTCGCCAACGTAATCCAGAAGTACTGCATGCACCAATTGAAGTGGGGGCGCATATTGCCATCTTTTCCCAGCTCGGAAATATTGCATTCAGGACTGGACAAAAACTCTACTGGGATAAAGATAAACAGCATTTCACCGATCAGAAAGCAAATAAATACTTAGCTTCGGTTTATCATAACGGCTATAAATACCCAAAAGTATAATGCCTTAAAATTGGTTGTTGATTAATCATTATAATCAACAACCAATGGATCACTGTTTACCAATGGATTATTTCTATATTCCTTGAAGAACGAATTCGTTTGCGAGATCGATCTCTTCGCGATTGATGGTGTGTCCCGCGTCTTGATATACCATGAGCTTTACATTGGCATTCATTTGTGCTAAGATGGATACCGTAGCTTCAACCCGCTCAAGAGGAACATGGAAATCGGGATCGCTCGTGCCAATAAAAATAGGCGTTTGTGCAAAGTCCCCCATGTAATTATCCCTGTTAATTTCTTCACCGATTACCCCACCTATAATTGCTATAGCCCCACCATAGCGCTGCGCATGCCGTGCAAGGTATTCTAGTGTTAAACAGGCACCCTGAGAAAATCCAAAAAAATAGATGTTTTCGGCGAGTATCCCACTCTTTAAAGCTAGTTTAACCGTATGATCGATCAGATCAATTGCGGAACTCAACCAGGGTTCGTTCTCTTGTACGGGAGCAATAAAAGAATAGGGATACCAAGTGTGATTTTTTGCCTGCGGTGCAAGTAGTGCAAAATTATCGACATGAAGATAGGATGACATGCCAAGGATGTCTTCTGCACTCCCCCCACGACCATGGATCATCACAATGGCTTTTTCTGCCTGTTCTAAATTTTTACCAGCTGTTTTAATATTTATTGAATGACTCATTTTATCCTTTCATGTAGGGTAATTTATACCGTTTTTTTAAACCAAACGTCTTGATATAGTTCTGGATGACGATGAAACTGCGCATTTACATAAGGGCATAATGGAACAATTTTCATGTTGTTTTCGCGCGCATGAGCTACCAATTTCTCGAGCAGTATTTTTGCAAATCCTCTTCCCTCATAGGCTTCGTCCACCTCTGTATGGTAAACAACGAGATTACCGTCAATGATAGCGATACTCATTAAGCCTGCTTTGCGTTCATCGGAGAATAATTGAAGCTCTCCACGTTGATTTTTGTCTAATACAATTTCAGTTCTTTCCATAACTTCCTTGTTTGTATAATGATGTTTATATATTTTAATTAATCGATTTTTGGCAATGTCTGTTCAATCTGCGAACGGTAGCTTTCATATTGCTTTGGCAATTTGAGTGCCGATCCTAAGCTGGATAGCGGTTCGTCTACCGTAAATCCGGGATTGTCCGTGGCGATTTCAAATAAGACACCACCAGGTTCACGAAAATAGAGTGAGAAAAAGTAATCTCGATCTATTTTTGGTGTGATATCTAACCCTGCTGAAAGTACCTTTTCACGATACTCCATCAAAACATTGTCGTCCTTTACCCGAAATGCGACATGATGATTTGTACCGGCTGCATTTTTGCCGTATGGCAGATTTTTATCCGCTATTATGTCAACAATGTTAGCCGTATCAATGCTATCCGTTGTTAACCTATAACGATTATCATGCTGTTGTTGGAGCGAATAACCCAAAATATCGGTCAATACTTTTAGCGTCGGATCTGCTTCTTTTAAAGAAAGCGTGATATTATGGAAGCCTTTTAGTGCATGTTCGCCATTGATGTCAGTCGTTGTCCATGCTTTTCTATCATCTTTCGTTTCAATAAACTGAAGCTGCAATCCATCGGGATCATTAAATGAAATTAGCTTCTCTCCAAAAATTTCACTTTCCTGTAAACTAATCTGATGTTCCCCTAAGCGATTTTTCCAAAAATCCAAACTCCCTTGAGGTACGGCATAGCCAATATGAGTCGCCATTCCTGCTCCTGCGGTACCTTTTCCGATACCTTCCCAGGGGAAAAAAGTGAGGATCGTTCCTGGTTCGCCCTGTTCATTGCCGAAGTAGAAGTGGTATGTGCCGGGGTCGTCGAAATTAACTGTTTTTTTGACAAGGCGTACACCCAATACTTTCGTGTAAAAATCGAGATTTCGCTTTGCATTGTCTGCTATCGCAGTAATGTGGTGTAACCCTAATATTTTATTTTCCATATCTGATAATTTTATTTTCTTAACTAATGTAAAGTTACGCCGACCAACAGGGAATTTTATTGAACTAGATTAATAAAAGCAATAATGGCAATTTTGTTTTTTAGGGAATAGTAATTTTCGAAAATATATAAAAAAACACCTGAAGTTGGGGACTTCAGGTGTTTAACCTAACCAATTATTAACCTAAATTTATGAAATGTATATTCTGAATATTATACTATTAACAGTAAATCCAATTATCATGCCAATATTTAATAGTGTAAATGAACTCAGATAAAAGCCTTATATATGGTATAATTTCGGTAAATTGGATTGTACTAATGTGAGGTGGGAATCGAAGACTTCAATTAAAAATAGATTAAAAGATGAAAAATAGAACAATAGTTAAGGTCATGACTTTCTCTGTTTTATTGCTAACGCTGGGCTGTCAGCAGCCACAGACAAATGAATCAAAGGAGGCTGCACAAAAACAACTTGACGAAAACAAAGAGAATAAAAGAATCGTTTTAGATTTTTATCAGCAAATGTTTGGTGATAAGGATGTTTCTGCAGTTGATAAGTACATTTCTCCCGGATATATCCAACATAATCCCTCTGTTGCGGATGGAGCAGCAGCATTTAAGCTCGCTGCGGCGAAATGGTTTGAAGGGCAGCCTAAAACGAAGATTGATGTGCAACACATTGCTTCGGATGGAGATTTGGTCTTCATACACCTAAAGAATAAGAATCCAGATGGTCGTCTTAAATCAACTATTGATATCTTCAGGCTAGAAAAAGGTAAAATTGTGGAGCATTGGGATGCACAGCAAGATGTTCCTAAAAATGCAGCAAACGCACATCCTATGTTTTAAGGATAGTAAAAAATTACATTTCCTTTTTCCGTTGCGTTTTAGTCCCTCTTAATTGTTCGGGAAGCTGTCAGGTATGGTAAATTATATATACATTTAGACCTAAATCATTTTTCTGAGCAAACCATTAATTTTAATCATGAAAAGAGTCTTAGGCCTAAGTTGTTTTTATCTGTTGTTTTCTGCATGTAGTGTTCATTATAGTCCCAAAGATCATCCTTATGTATATGTGCAAAAGAAAGATCGAGAGATTAAGGAATGGAAGCTGGTATGGGAAGAGCACTTTAATTCCCCTAAGCTAGACAGTAGTAAATGGTCCCGGATTCCAGCAGGCGGAGCCGACTGGAATCGACACATGAGTACAGATGACGCCTGTTTTGGATGGGAAAATGGAGAGTTGATTCTTAAAGGAATTAAAAATACAGACAAAAATAGAGATTCAAGACCATTTTTGACAGGTGGGATATGGAGTAAGGGAAAGTTTGCTTTTCAGTACGGACGCATAGAAATCCGAGCTAAACTTGGAAGTGCAAAAGGGGCATGGCCTGCCATGTGGATGCTGGCGGAGTTAGATAAGTATGGGAAGTATCCGAGAAACGGCGAAATCGATATTATGGAACATCTTAATTTTGATCATATCATTTACCAGACAACACATTCATACTATACCTTAGATCTGGGGCAAAAGGAGAATCCTAAACATTTTGGTACCGCTTCGATCAAATCAGAGGAGTACAATACATATGGTATAAGCTGGTATCCCGATCGTATTGTATTTCAGGTGAATGGAGTTGATACCTTTACTTATCCAAGGGTTAATGGAGTAGACCCCACTCAGTGGCCTTATGATCAACCCTTTTATCTATTGATTGATCAACAGTTGGGCGGGAGCTGGGTTGGTGAGGTAAATCAAGACCAGCTGCCCGTTGAGATGCGTGTCGACTGGGTTAAAGTTTACCAATAGTGCTCCACCAATTCTCGGAAGGGTAAAAGATGAAAATGATCGCCGACTATTGAACTGCAGTTTTCTGATAACAATGAAAAATTACCATTTATAGATGACCTATGATTAAGTGATAAAAACTTAATATACACGACATAGGAAAAATGTTTACTTTTGGCCAAATTATGGAAGATAATACGATATTCAAGATTAGCAATAAGATTAAGGAAATTCGAAAAGAAAAAGGAATTACCATACAGGAAGTTGCTGATAGAGCGGGGGTAAGCAAGGGACTTATTTCGCAGATTGAAAATAACAGAACAATACCCTCCTTACTCGTATTGATTAATATCATCAATGCACTGAATATTGATCTTAATGAGTTTTTTAAAGATTTTAATTCTGAATTGGATTCAGGCCCAGTGGTCGTTCGGAAAAAAGATACTTATAGTCCGTTTGAAAAAGAGTCGGCGATTGGTTTCCATTATAAAAGGATTTTTACATCTGCGATGGATAGTTCGACCATGGACATTGTTCTTTTGGAGTTGCTTCCAGATGCACAGCGACCAATGGTTGAGACCGAAGCTTATGAATATAAATATATCATTAGCGGACAGGTTGAGTACATCTTCAATGATCAAATAATTAGCTTAGAAGAGGGCGATTCGATCTTTTTTAATGGGCGATTGTCACATACACCGCGTAATGTTGGAAGTGAAAAGGCCGTCATGCTAATTGTATACTTTTTTGAAAATAAGAAATAGAGGACAACATGTTAATTGTCAGAGCATCATTGAATCATTCAGTGATGCTTTTTTTATTTTATACTTTTCGTATCGCAAAGGGATGCTTATATTTGTTTATAAATACTTAACAAAAGTTTAGTCTTGTGTTAATTTCCAAAATTTACTTTTGATTGCGGACAATGAGGTCTGTTAACAAGTTTAAATGATGGAGTTAAACCAACGAATAAAAAGACGCATAAATAGACTGGATGAGAAATCTGTGGCTATTGTTTTGGCTGTAACAGCATTTTTATGTTACACGAGTATGTATTCATTTAGAAAGTCATTTACGGCATCTGCTTTTGCAGATGATACTATTTTTGGTGTCGATTATAAAGTCTGTATGGTGGTCATTCAAATGCTGGGGTATTTGTTGTCCAAGTTTTATGGCATTAAATTTATCTCTGAAAGTAAACAGCGAAATAGAGGGCGGTATTTAATCGGTTTGATTTGTATTTCATGGATAGGGCTTTTGGCATTTGCAGTTTGTCCGAGACCTTGGAATGTTGTCTTTCTTTTTATCAATGGTTTTCCATTGGGAATGGTTTGGGGCTTGGTATTTAGTTATTTAGAAGGAAGGCGGTTTACAGAGATTATGGGGGCAGTGATGTCTGTGAGCTTGATTTTCGCGTCAGGACTGATAAAAACGGTTGGGCGGTGGTTGATGTCTTCTTTTCATATTGATGAGTTTTGGATGCCATTTTTGACAGGTTTACTTTTTTTTCTACCCTTTGTTTTGTGTGTATGGATATTGGAAAATGCTCCAGGGCCAACAGAAGAGGACAAGAAGCTACGGACGGAGCGCATTGCGATGGATAGTAAAATGCGAAAACACTTTTTTAAAACCTTTATGCCGGGTATCGTTTTGACTATTATCGTTTACACCATGCTTACTATTTTACGTGATGTACGCGATAATTTTGAGGTTGAAATCTGGCAGATGTTACATGTGAAAGGGGCGGGCATTTTTGCAAAAGTTGATGGGACTATCTCCTTGATTGTACTGCTGCTGGTAAGTTGTCTAATCATGGTTAAAAATAATCTTAAAGCATTTAAGTTGATCCACTATATGATCATTATAGGTTTTCTGACTGCAGGTATTTCTACCTATTTGTTTACGAAACAATGGATTGACGGTTTAAGTTGGATGTTGCTTGTCGGTTTGGGCTTGTATATGGCATACATTCCTTACAATGCCATATTTTTTGAGCGAATGATCGCAACATATCGTATGAAAAGTAATATTGGTTTTGTTATGTATATGGCTGACTCAATCGGTTATTTGGGTAGTTTTCTGATATTGGTAAACAAAGAATTTATGCCAAATTCTGTTACTTGGGGAAATTACTTTATTCAATTGGTCTTTTTAGCCTCTATTATCGGCGCTATTTTGGGTATCTTCTCTCTACTCTATTTTATTCGAAAAAAAGAACAGATGAAAGGAAGTGATGATGAATTGTTGGCCCCTTGGCATACCACAAAAGGAGAAGTGCAAATTAGTTAACTATACTTTTTTATGATATTCTATTTATAAAGATGAAAACAAATACATATGATTTAATTATTGTTGGGGGCGGGATTTTAGGGACCTTTCATGCCTATCATGCGTTACAAATGGGATTACGCGTGCTCCAACTCGAAAAAGATAATTTCCCCGTGGGATCTACTGTTCGTAATTTCGGACAGGTAGTGCCATCGGGGATGGCCGGAGAATGGTTTGATTATGGTGTACGAGGACTTGAAATATATCAATCCATTCAGCGGGAGATGGATATATCTGTTAGAAATAACGGCAGCATCTATATTGCTTCGGATAGTGATGAAGTTCAGGTGCTTCACGAGCTGTCTAAGCACTATCAGGGAAAAGGATATGATCATGAACTTTGGTCAAAGGAACAGGTTTTATTGAAATATCCCGTAATGAATGCTGATTATGTTAAAGAGGCTATCTTTTTTCCGCAGGAACTCAGTGTAGAACCCGAGTTAATGATTAGACAGCTGCATATTTATATGCAAAATAAGTTTGTGGACTATACGTTGAAATACGATACGACAATTGTGGCCTGCGAGGATAAAAATGATGCTGTTGTTGTCACGAGCAGTACGCTAGAAAACTTTGAAGGGAAAAAATTGCTTATCTGCAATGGATACGAGTTTAAAATTTTATATCGTTCCTTGTTTGATAATAGCGGGCTTGAAATTAGCAAGCTGCAAATGATGCGTACAAAGCCTTTGGCTCATATTCATCTTCCCGGGAATATCTTAACTGGGTTGACCATTCGTCGATACGAGAGTTTTGAAGAATATTGCCCGTCGTTTCAGACAATTCCAATGCCTGATCACTATCAGGAGCTACGCAATTATGGAATTCATATCCTATTTAAACAGGCCACGGATGGTAGTATTATTATTGGTGATTCGCATGAATATGCAGCGGGCAACAGACTGGATGAACTGGGCTTCTCCGTAAGTTCCTATATCAATGAATTGATGATTGCGGAAGCCAACCGTATCCTGCCAATGGAGCGTAGCTGGATTTCATCTTCCTGGGCAGGTTATTATTCGCAGCACAAAGATCATATTCTTGAAATCGACGTTAGCCCAAGAATACATGTTAGAACCGGTATTGGAGGGAAGGGAATGACCGCAAGTGCTGGCTATGCCGAGCAGAGTATTGAAAAACTTTTTTAATTTAACCCTATTAAATAGCCCCGCTACCACATCTAGCGGGGCTATTTCGTTTTTAAGCTATTTATTTGATCAGTTTGTACAGACTTCCTAAAACGTACAGTTGTCTTTCTTAATAAGGTCAAGCTTTATAAAATTCAATTAGTAAATAACTAAATTATAAAAAGGATCTCTGGTAAATCTTTTTATTGCATCAACTAATTGACCAGTTGTTTGTTCTTTATAAAACATTATCTGATCAATATTTCCTTATTGTTTAGGCGTTAAACAATGTTTTTATTAACTTCACGGTCACAATAAACCAGATCTAAATATTAGAAGTGAATGGCAAATAATGTTTTTCCTGAAAATGAGTTAAGAAGGATAGAAAAATTAAAGTCCTATGAGTTAATGGGACTCGGGAAAGACCCTGAGCTGGATGTTTTTGCGCAGGCAGCCTGTCTGATTACAGATTGCCCTGCAGCTTTAATTGCCATGATGGAAGAAGAAACACAACGTATTCAAAGTTGTGTTGGGATGGAGCTGGATACCGTTGAAAGGAAGAATACGGTCTGTCAGTACACCATAATGAGCAAGGAGGTCCTTGTTATTGAAGATACTTTTGAAGATCCACGCTCGTCTTCCAATCCATTGATTCGCGAAGGAAATATCCGTTTTTATGCCGGAGTTCCTCTTTTGGATGATGATGGCGATGCTCTTGGAACAATCTGTGTCATTGATTTCCATCCGAAAAAGCTTTCGGATAAGCAAAAAGACTCGTTGGAGGAGCTAGGCAAGGCGGTGACCAAAATATTATTGGGAAAAAAACGAAAAGTACAGGCTGGTTATTTCTCCGAAATTTTTCACTTGACGAACAATATTATTTGTGTATTGGATGAGACACGAAAGGTAAAAGAAGTTAACCCTGCATTTAGTAAAGTCTTGGGATTGTCCAGATCGAATAGTTTAGGCAAATCTATTTTTACATTATTGGGAGACACTGAAAGGGAGTTAGCGTCGGACTTAGGTCGAGTTGAGGAAACAAAGTACGGCGTTCAATCTACAAGTAGGACTAAAACAGAAAATGGTCAAGTTGTCGAAATTGAATGGCATTTCAAATATGATCCGATAAACCATGATATTCTGGCCTTTGGCAGAAACGTAACAAAAGAACGCGAAGAAAAACTCAAGTTGGAGAATTCCGAACGTAGATTTCGTAGTTTTTTTGAAAATGCGATTGGCCTCATGAGTATGCATGATTTGGACGGTAATATTCTATCCGTCAATGAAAAAGGAAGAGAGATATTGCGGTATGCCAAAGAAGAGGTAAAAGGACTTAATCTCAAGAAATTGGTTCCGTCTCATCATGTGGGTCTGGTTGAAGAATATCTCAAGCGCATTGCCAGCAATAAAGAGGATTCCGGAATGATGGTTCTCCAAACAAAAGATGGAGAAGACATTTCTTGGCTATACCACAATATGTTGGAAACGGATGAAAATGGACGTTCTTATGTTGTCAGTACGGCCTTGAATATGACGGATCGACTGCGGCTTGAAAATGATCTTTTGCATACCAAACAAATCCTGGAGCAGACCAATGCTGTTGCTCAGGTTGGCGGATGGGAGGTCAACTTAGCCGAAAACAAGGTCTATTGGTCCGACTCTACGAAGCTAATTCATGGTGTGGCTCCCGATTTTACACCTGATTTTGAACATGCAATCGGATTTTATGAGCCGGAAAGCCAGGTTATTTTGCGTGGAATTTTTGAAGATGCCATTACATCAAGAACACCTTACGATACCGAATTGCGTCTATTAAAGCAAAATGGCGAATCAATTTGGGTACGCGTAAAGGGTATTCCCGAATTTGAAAACGATGTGTGTAAGCGTGTTTTTGGAATTATTCAGGATATCGATCAAAGTAAATCGCTATTCTTGGAGCTGGAACGTAAAGAATCGATGTTACGTGCGTTTGTGGATTATGTTCCTGCTTCGGTTGCTATGTTTGACCGAGACTTTAACTATATTTCGGTCAGTAATCAATGGCTGGAAGATTTTCACGAAGGGGTAAGTTTGCCGCCAAATAGTAACTTTTTTGAACTTTTTCCAAATATCCCGGAAAATCGAAAAAAAATCTACCTTGATGCACTGGAGGGAATAC
Proteins encoded in this window:
- a CDS encoding DUF5690 family protein; the protein is MMELNQRIKRRINRLDEKSVAIVLAVTAFLCYTSMYSFRKSFTASAFADDTIFGVDYKVCMVVIQMLGYLLSKFYGIKFISESKQRNRGRYLIGLICISWIGLLAFAVCPRPWNVVFLFINGFPLGMVWGLVFSYLEGRRFTEIMGAVMSVSLIFASGLIKTVGRWLMSSFHIDEFWMPFLTGLLFFLPFVLCVWILENAPGPTEEDKKLRTERIAMDSKMRKHFFKTFMPGIVLTIIVYTMLTILRDVRDNFEVEIWQMLHVKGAGIFAKVDGTISLIVLLLVSCLIMVKNNLKAFKLIHYMIIIGFLTAGISTYLFTKQWIDGLSWMLLVGLGLYMAYIPYNAIFFERMIATYRMKSNIGFVMYMADSIGYLGSFLILVNKEFMPNSVTWGNYFIQLVFLASIIGAILGIFSLLYFIRKKEQMKGSDDELLAPWHTTKGEVQIS
- a CDS encoding TIGR03364 family FAD-dependent oxidoreductase; translation: MKTNTYDLIIVGGGILGTFHAYHALQMGLRVLQLEKDNFPVGSTVRNFGQVVPSGMAGEWFDYGVRGLEIYQSIQREMDISVRNNGSIYIASDSDEVQVLHELSKHYQGKGYDHELWSKEQVLLKYPVMNADYVKEAIFFPQELSVEPELMIRQLHIYMQNKFVDYTLKYDTTIVACEDKNDAVVVTSSTLENFEGKKLLICNGYEFKILYRSLFDNSGLEISKLQMMRTKPLAHIHLPGNILTGLTIRRYESFEEYCPSFQTIPMPDHYQELRNYGIHILFKQATDGSIIIGDSHEYAAGNRLDELGFSVSSYINELMIAEANRILPMERSWISSSWAGYYSQHKDHILEIDVSPRIHVRTGIGGKGMTASAGYAEQSIEKLF